A region of Allocoleopsis franciscana PCC 7113 DNA encodes the following proteins:
- a CDS encoding cyclic nucleotide-binding domain-containing protein: MLEPAKTVSLLQKQAAPKTFSTEQVIFKEGDSGDFMYGILAGEVDLLVNDKVVETITIGEVFGAGALVGVGARTYTAIAKTDCQLAFLDRERFLFAVQETPMFALKVMKIYSERLNRLTHTL; encoded by the coding sequence ATGTTAGAACCCGCAAAAACAGTCAGTCTCCTGCAAAAACAAGCCGCCCCTAAAACGTTCTCCACCGAACAAGTGATCTTTAAGGAAGGTGATTCGGGTGATTTTATGTACGGCATCTTAGCAGGAGAAGTTGACCTATTAGTCAACGACAAGGTAGTGGAAACGATCACCATCGGTGAAGTGTTTGGGGCAGGGGCGTTAGTAGGAGTAGGAGCCAGAACCTATACCGCGATCGCTAAAACAGACTGTCAACTGGCGTTTCTGGATCGGGAGCGGTTTCTCTTCGCTGTGCAAGAAACTCCCATGTTTGCGCTCAAGGTGATGAAAATCTATTCGGAACGGCTGAATCGCTTAACTCATACGCTGTGA